A genome region from Hippopotamus amphibius kiboko isolate mHipAmp2 chromosome 1, mHipAmp2.hap2, whole genome shotgun sequence includes the following:
- the MATN1 gene encoding cartilage matrix protein gives MRVPCGPCLALCGLLLLQAPRTPGLAPLPRGHICRTRPVDLVFVVDSSRSVRPVEFQKVKVFLSQVIESLDVGPNATRVGVVNYASSVKQEFPLRAHGSKAALLQAVHRIQPLSTGTMTGLAIQFAITKAFSDAEGGRPRSPDISKVVIVVTDGRPQDSVRDVSARARASGIELFAIGVGRVDKGTLQQIASEPQDEHVDYVESYSVIEKLSKKFQEAFCLVSDLCATGDHDCEQVCLSSPGSYTCACREGFTLNSDGKTCNVCNGGGGSSATDLVFLIDGSKSVRPENFELVKKFINQIVDTLNVSDKLAQVGLVQYSSSVRQEFPLGRFHTKKDIKAAVRNMSYMEKGTMTGAALKYLIDNSFSVSSGARPGAQKVGIVFTDGRSQDYINDAAKKAKDLGFRMFAVGVGNAVEDELREIASEPVAEHYFYTADFKTINQIGKKLQRKICVEEDPCACESIVKFQTKVEGLLQALTRKLEAVSKRLAILENRIV, from the exons ggCACATCTGCCGGACCCGGCCCGTAGACCTGGTGTTCGTCGTTGACAGCTCACGCAGCGTGCGGCCCGTGGAGTTCCAGAAGGTGAAGGTGTTCCTGTCCCAGGTCATCGAGTCGCTGGACGTGGGGCCCAATGCCACCCGCGTGGGTGTGGTCAACTACGCCAGCTCCGTGAAGCAGGAGTTCCCGCTGCGGGCCCACGGCTCCAAGGCTGCACTGCTGCAAGCCGTGCACCGCATCCAGCCGCTGTCCACGGGCACCATGACAGGTCTGGCCATCCAGTTCGCCATCACCAAGGCCTTCAGCGATGCCGAGGGTGGTCGCCCCAGGTCGCCCGACATCAGCAAG GTGGTCATCGTGGTGACAGACGGGAGGCCCCAGGACAGCGTGCGGGACGTGTCCGCGCGGGCCCGGGCCAGCGGCATCGAGCTGTTCGCCATCGGCGTAGGCCGCGTGGACAAGGGCACGCTGCAGCAGATCGCCAGCGAGCCGCAGGACGAGCACGTCGACTACGTGGAGAGCTACAGCGTCATCGAGAAGCTGTCCAAGAAGTTCCAGGAGGCCTTCTGCT TGGTGTCAGACTTGTGTGCCACGGGCGACCACGACTGTGAGCAGGTGTGCCTCAGCTCCCCAGGCTCCTACACCTGTGCCTGCCGCGAGGGCTTCACCCTGAACAGTGATGGCAAGACCTGCAATG TCTGcaatggtggtggtggcagttcAGCTACTGATCTGGTTTTCCTCATTGATGGATCCAAGAGTGTGAGGCCGGAGAACTTCGAGCTGGTGAAGAAGTTCATCAACCAGATCGTGGACACACTGAACGTGTCAGACAAGCTGGCCCAAGTGGGGCTGGTGCAGTACTCAAGCTCTGTGCGCCAGGAGTTCCCACTGGGCCGCTTCCACACCAAGAAGGACATCAAGGCAGCCGTGCGGAACATGTCCTACATGGAGAAGGGCACCATGACCGGGGCTGCCCTCAAGTACCTCATTGACAATTCCTTCAGTGTGTCCAgtggggccaggcctggtgcCCAGAAGGTGGGCATTGTCTTCACTGATGGCCGGAGCCAGGACTACATTAATGATGCTGCCAAGAAAGCCAAGGACCTTG GCTTTAGGATGTTTGCCGTGGGTGTGGGCAATGCTGTGGAGGATGAGCTGAGGGAAATCGCCTCGGAGCCTGTGGCAGAGCACTATTTCTACACGGCTGACTTCAAGACCATCAACCAGATTGGCAAGAAGTTGCAGAGGAAGATCTGCGTGG AGGAAGACCCGTGTGCCTGCGAGTCCATTGTGAAATTCCAGACCAAAGTGGAGGGGCTGCTGCAGGCCCTGACCAGGAAGC TGGAAGCAGTGAGTAAGCGTCTGGCCATCCTGGAGAACAGAATCGTCTAA